In Halorientalis sp. LT38, a genomic segment contains:
- a CDS encoding proline dehydrogenase family protein → MIPPIASNFVAGETAAAAIDHVDDLNARGVHGILNLLGEHYEERENADADADAYVDLANALAERETDACLSVKPSQIGLGVGDAAFEENLARIVAAADCFVWIDMEDHTTTDVTLDAFERHARETDGNVGVCVQANLKRTGEDLERLADLPGKVRLVKGAYDEPAEIAYREKARVDEAYREYLTYMFEHFEDGIAVGSHDPAMIELAQDLHADHGTPFEIQMLTGVRERAQFDLAEEYEVYQYIPYGSKWFSYFYRRIRERKQNALFALRAIVGR, encoded by the coding sequence ATGATTCCCCCGATCGCCAGTAATTTCGTGGCGGGCGAGACGGCCGCGGCGGCGATTGATCACGTCGACGACCTGAACGCCCGTGGCGTCCACGGCATCCTGAACCTGCTCGGCGAACACTACGAGGAACGCGAGAACGCGGACGCCGACGCCGACGCGTACGTCGACCTCGCGAACGCACTGGCCGAGCGCGAGACCGACGCCTGTCTCTCGGTCAAACCGAGCCAGATCGGGCTGGGGGTCGGCGACGCGGCCTTCGAGGAGAACCTGGCGCGGATCGTCGCGGCCGCCGACTGTTTCGTCTGGATCGACATGGAAGACCACACGACGACCGACGTGACACTCGACGCCTTCGAGCGCCACGCCCGCGAGACGGACGGGAACGTCGGCGTCTGCGTCCAGGCGAACCTCAAACGAACGGGCGAGGACCTCGAACGACTCGCCGACCTCCCGGGGAAGGTCCGGCTGGTGAAAGGGGCCTACGACGAACCCGCCGAGATCGCCTACAGGGAGAAAGCCCGCGTCGACGAGGCCTACCGCGAGTATCTGACCTACATGTTCGAGCACTTCGAGGACGGCATCGCCGTGGGCAGTCACGACCCGGCGATGATCGAGCTGGCCCAGGACCTCCATGCCGACCACGGGACGCCGTTCGAGATACAGATGCTCACGGGCGTCCGCGAGCGCGCCCAGTTCGACCTCGCCGAGGAGTACGAGGTCTACCAGTACATCCCCTACGGGAGCAAGTGGTTCTCTTATTTCTACCGGCGTATCCGTGAACGCAAGCAGAACGCTCTGTTCGCGCTGCGCGCCATCGTCGGTCGGTGA